The window CGGGGTAGTGTCTCAGTTTGAAATTTAGGGAAGGATGGCACGCCTTGCTAAGCGGAATTCAATTGTTCCTGTAGAAGCCGTGAAACGATCGCATGCAAGTCTGCCAAGTCTGGCTCGCCGGTCTCGTTAAACGAATCGTGCGCCTTTTGAAGTGCGGCACAATGCTCCTCACGATTTTGCCGGATTAGTTCTGGTAAAATTGTAGAGCCTTTCGGCCAACCGCCAAGTTTTAAACAAAGCACAAAGTAGCTTGCTGCGCGCGCTGTTCTGCCGTTTCCGTTTACAAACGGATGTATATTATTCAAACGCCATAAAACGTAGGTGGCAAGAACTACGGGGTCTGTTGTTTCCCATATCCTATTAACATAGTTTACAAAATCATCCATCAATGCGGGAACACGATAAAACGGTGGAGGTTCATGATCACCTACCGTCACCCGGCATGGCCTATATTCGCCCGGATTAATATGCAGGCATGTGATAGCCTGAAAATTGAACGCCTTGATAATGTGTTGAGAAATAAAAGGCCGCTGCATGTCTAACGCAGCGGCCACTATCGACTGCAAAAAATGATACTGCCTGTTGCCGTTGGCAACCTCTAGCGCCCTATATGCAGGGTGCGCCTCGGTGTTTGTAATCTCAAATAAGATCATCAGACGTTGAGTGCGCGACCATCCTGCTGCTCGAGGACGCTCTGAACTTCTTCTCGCGTCATGTCGTTTTCCTCGTCAAGAGACCCCATGACGAACGATAGGCGCTGTTTTTCCATTTGGGCGCGCGAAGGGCGGCGTGGCGACGATTCTTCCAATGCTTTCAACAAAGCATCGCTTGTGCGAAGCTTGGTCATCGGTGTCCTCCGTTTTCCCTATGTGTTGAGCGATTCTGCATGCGCAGGGAACTATGCGGGTACCATATGTGATTGTCACGTTAACATTACACATTGGGCCTCCGCTTATCGTTAGATAGGTACTCAATGTGGCGAGAATGTATGGTCTGTCAGCGTTTCCTGTACGTTTTTGGCCGTCCCGGCTTCGGCGCCCGCGCGTCGATCAATCCGACGATCCACTCCATGTCGTGCAGCGTGTCGGTAAGCCCTGCGGCCATAGCCGGCGACGAGCCTTTCAGGCTCTTGTGCTGGCGACAGAAGTTGTACCAGACGAAGTAGAGCGACAGCGCATGGATATGGTTGTCGACCTTCTTCGAAAAGGCGTTGGTCAGCCGCGTGAAGCGCCGCATTCCCATCCGCATGGAAAGGTTCATGCGCTCGACATGCGACGTGCTCACCTTGTCGATATCCGGGTTGCCGGTGATCTTCCGCTTTTTCGATCCGTTGAACTCGGCCGGGCTGTATTTCCGCTCCGGCCCCTTCGGGCCAAGCTCGCCGTACATCTTCACCAGCATGGCGTAATCGATATCGCCAGCGAATGAGCCGGCAACGGCGTCCAGATAGACCTTGTGGCCGTCCGTCGTGAGTTGCACCCGATTGGCCAGCCGATCCTTCAAATCATCGATGAAGAACATGGCCGTTTCGGCATCCCGGTCGCCGACCATATAGGCCAGGATCAACTTGCTATCGGGATCGAGCGCGGTCCACGTCCAGACGTCGCCGGCCCCGTCCGGCGCCGCCTTGGCGCCTTCGACGTTCTTTGCCTTGGAATAGCAGAACGACCAGATTTCATCACACTGGACGCGCTTGGAAGCGACGCCGCGCACCGTCTCGTAATGATAGGCCGCGCACGCTTCGCCGGCATCCACGAGCAGCTTGGAAACCGTGTTGATCGACACATCGCAAATGCGGGAGATCGACCGCATGGACGACCCCTCGCACAGCATGCTGAGGATTTGAACGCGCTTCGCGGTGGGTAGGACGTTTGCC of the Rhodobium gokarnense genome contains:
- a CDS encoding Fic family protein; amino-acid sequence: MILFEITNTEAHPAYRALEVANGNRQYHFLQSIVAAALDMQRPFISQHIIKAFNFQAITCLHINPGEYRPCRVTVGDHEPPPFYRVPALMDDFVNYVNRIWETTDPVVLATYVLWRLNNIHPFVNGNGRTARAASYFVLCLKLGGWPKGSTILPELIRQNREEHCAALQKAHDSFNETGEPDLADLHAIVSRLLQEQLNSA
- a CDS encoding IS1 family transposase; protein product: MANVLPTAKRVQILSMLCEGSSMRSISRICDVSINTVSKLLVDAGEACAAYHYETVRGVASKRVQCDEIWSFCYSKAKNVEGAKAAPDGAGDVWTWTALDPDSKLILAYMVGDRDAETAMFFIDDLKDRLANRVQLTTDGHKVYLDAVAGSFAGDIDYAMLVKMYGELGPKGPERKYSPAEFNGSKKRKITGNPDIDKVSTSHVERMNLSMRMGMRRFTRLTNAFSKKVDNHIHALSLYFVWYNFCRQHKSLKGSSPAMAAGLTDTLHDMEWIVGLIDARAPKPGRPKTYRKR